A region of the Curtobacterium flaccumfaciens pv. betae genome:
CAGTGGGCGCAGCCGGCGACCGCCGCCGAGCGGCACTTCGCCGACGGTGACGCCCGGGCCACGCTCGAGCGGATCGGGGACCGCACGGTGCGGATCCTCGGCGGCGACCGGAAGTCCGCCTACCGCGATGGCGAGCGAGCCGGTGGTGCGTACAGCGAGGAGTGCCAGCTGTCGAACGCCCACCAGGGCGTGCGGTGGATGTACTGGTACGACCCGGGGGAGTACACCGACGAGCAGGGCAACGAGCTCCTGCCCGAGGACCACACCGTGATCGAGGGTGCGAACCGCGACGTGGACGGAGTCCGGGAGTACTGGGCGTCCGAGGGGATCGACGCGCGGTCGGAAGAGGACATGGTCCCCGACCAGATCGCGCCGACCGCCGACTGGCTCGAGAGCGGCTCGTCGTACACGCGGCCCGGTCCGGACGTCGACTTCCGCACGATCTGCCTGGTGCGCTGAAGGTACGCGCCGTGGTGGGGTCGCCTGGCAGGTGGGCCGTTGGGTCCTTTGACCTCCGCCCGTCTGGGCATGCTCGACGCATGGCCCGCCAGATACTCGACGGTGGTGAGGACGGCGACCGGGGGCCCTGCGGCGGTCTCGGTCCGCGCCGGTGGCGGTCCTGATCGCGATCTGACTCCGCGCTTCGGGTCCGTTCAGCAACCTTGCTGGGCAAGCGACGGGGCGTAACCTACCAATTGTTGGACATTTGGAGGACTCATGTCGCCACTCAGCCGGCTCCCACGATCCGGAACGCTTGCGGAACAGGCCGCTGATCGACTCCGTGCATCCATCACCGATGGTGTGTGGCCGGTTGGGACACGCGTCCCTGCGGAGCACGACCTCGTCGAGCAGCTGGGTGTGAGCCGGAACACCGTACGCGAGGCGCTTCGTGGACTCGTCCACACCGGTCTCCTCGAGGCGAGGGTGGGGGATGGAACCTACGTGATCGCGACCAGCGAGCTGCGGTCGGCCATCTCCCGGCGTTCTGCGACGTCAACGCCGGACGAGGTGATGGAACTCCGCGCGGTCCTCGAGGAACACGCTGCGGCCCTCGCCGCCCGACGTGCTGTCCCGGAGGACATCGCCACGCTTCGCGCACTCCTGGCCGTAGCGACTGGTGAGCGGGTTGACATGGAACGCATCGCCGCTGCGGACAGACGATTCCACCGAGAGGTTGCCCGGATCAGCGGTAATGGACTTCTCGCAGATCTCCATGAACATCTCGGAGCAGCCGTCAGTGAGGTCGTCGGGGGGCTCGAGGCCGACGATCGAATCGCTGATGAGCATGCTGCGCTCCATGATCGGCTCGTCGACAGCATCGAAGCGCACGACGAAGCCGGAGCGCGCCTGGCGGCCGTCGAGATCGTCGCCGTGGTCCGCCGAGTCGGCGGACCCTCGAACATCGATTGCTGACGCTGGTGCCTCACCGGGTCACGATCCGCCGATGAACCACCCCTGACTCGACGCTCTTGCGTCGACAATGACCGGTCACTGCTTCACGGACCGCCGTACCGGGCCACCGAGCCCGGTCCTCTCCGCGCCCAGAACGGGCGCAACTGCACCACCGCACCACGAAGGAACCCGACCATGAAGTTCATCGGACTCGAAGAACACATGATGCCCGCTGAGATCTTCGACGCCGCCGGCGCCGACGGTCACGCAATGATGGATCAGCCGTACCTCGACGGCCTCAACGACCTGACCGACGGCGGCGAAGCCCGCATCCAGCGAATGGACTCCGCTGGCATCGACGTCCAGGTGCTCTCCTCCGTCGCACAGTTCGTGCAGGTCCTGCCCCCACACCAGTCGACCGAGCTCTCCCGGCGCCTCAACAACACCATGGCGAAGGTGGTCGACAACCACCCTGATCGGTTCAAGTTCTTCGCCACCCTCCCGATCTCCGACCCGAAGGCTGCCGTCGCGGAGCTCCGTCGCGCCGTCGAAGAGCAGGGTGCCGTCGGCACGATGATCCACGGGCAGACCAACGGCGTCTTCCTCGACGACCCCTCCATGCGGCCGATCCTCGCCGAAGTCGAACGTCTCGGCGTCCCGATCTACCTCCACCCCGGCTTCCCGCCCATCGAGGTCTTCAAGGCCTACTATTCGGGCCTCGACCCGTATGTCGCGACCATGCTCTCCACGGGTGGATGGGGATGGCACGCGGAGAACGGTATGCACATCCTCCGGATGGTCTCGAACCTGGTCTTCGAGCGGTTCCCGGACCTGCAGATGGTCGTGGGCCACATGGGCGAGAACCTGCCGTTCTCCCTCGCGCGCGCGGACGAGTGGCTCACCCCGCGTATCAAGGGACTGACCGGGACCGTCGCGGAACAGGTACGCGATCACCTCCACATCACCATCTCCGCCTACACGACGGTTCCGCCGCTCCTGTGCGCGCTCGAGGTGTTCGGCATCGACCGGATCCTGTTCGCCGTCGACTACCCGTTCGGCGACTCCGCAACGCACACGAGCTTCATCGAGAACGCACCCCTCAGCCCGGCCGACAAGCGGAAGATCGCGCACGGCAACGCTGAAGCCCTGTTGACGCGACTCTGAACCGACCCGTCGGCAGCTGGACCGAGTGGCAGCCGCGAGGAGGTGGGCTCCCTCGCGGCTCGTCCTGCCCCTGACGGGCCGCTTGAGATCAGCTCGTCGGCGGACGTCGCCGTGCAGAATCGGGTGTGGCGGACGATGTTCGAGCAGGCTCGTCACCGCGGGGCGGGCGTCCAGCCGACCAGGCGCTCGACGGCGGCCAGGACGACGGCCGGGGGTTCGCCTGTCACGATCTCGGTCTGGATCCGTCCGGCCGCGGAGCGGAACTCGGGCTCGGTCAGGAGTCGCGACGCGGTGGCGCGGATGTCCTCTGCGGTCGCCGCCGCGGCGTCGAGGACGAGTCCGGCGCCCAGGGTCTCGACGCAGCTGCCGTTCGGCAGCTGGTCGGCGCCGAGCGGCAGGACCAGCAGGGGCACGCCGTGCGCGAGCGCTCCGGTCACCGATCCGGATCCGCCGTGGTTCACCACGAGGTCCACGAGCCCGAGCACCGTGTCCTGCGGGACGTACTGCTCGATCCGGATCGCTCCCGGGCCCTCCGGCACCGGGAAGGTCGTCGGGTCGACCCAGGGTCCGGTGGTCACGAGGATCCGCGCCGGCAGGGCCGCGAGCGCGTCGATGAGCCGGGCGAACAGGTCGCCGGACTTCGTGTTGAACTCGGTGCCGAGCGTGACGTAGACGCGGGGTTCGTCGCCGGCGGCCAACCACGCCGCGGCATCCGACGAGTGTGACGACCAGGTGTCCGGCCGCATCCGGATCACCGGGCCACGCAGCTCGTGCCCGGATCGCATCGACGCCGGGAACGGGACGACGGTGAGTGCGCCGCCGAGCATCTCCTGCTGCGGGTCGGGCCCGAGTCCCGCGCGTCGGCGGAGCGCCTCGAGCGGCTCCCGCACCGCGTCGCGCCAGGTCCCACCGGCCGAGGCGAAGGCCAGGACCACCACGCACGGCACCCCGGCACGTTCGGCGGCGGTCATGGCACCGAAGTCGAACTCCCCGCAGACCACGAGGTCAGCCGACCACCGAGTGACCAGCCGTCCGACGTCGACGACGGCCCCGGCGGCCGCGTCCCCCAGGAAGACCTGGGGGACGCGGGTGAGCACCGCACTCGCATCGATCGGGGTCAGGGTGCCGGTGCCCGGCCTGCTCGCCGGCAGTTCCACGTCCCGCGGCTGCCGGTGCGAGAACCCGGTCTGTTCGAGGACCGCCTCGCGTGCGCCGCTCAGTGCGGTCCGGTGTCCGGCAGCGCTGGCCGCGCGGGCGAGCGGCAGCATCGGCGCGAGGTGTCCCCGGCCCCGTGGGAACGAGAACACGATGCGCAGGGGTTCCGGAGCCCCGTAGCCGGGCCGGCCGTTCGCAGCAGACACCACAGGGCTCCGATCGTCGTGCGGGCTCCCCGCCCGCTTCGTCAGACAACCGTATGGCGAACGGCGGTCGCGCTCCATGAACCCTTGGTCAGCCTCGACGGGGCGTGCACCCGGAGTCGGTCACTTGCCAGCGGCCTCGTTGTAGGACTCGATCTGCTTGCCGGCCTGCTGTTCGGCGTCCTGCATGGTCGATTCGACGTCGGCACCCTCGACGATCCGGTTGAAGGCGCCGATGACGGTGGCGCGCACCGTCGGGAACGCGCCGGTGATGCAGCCGGCAGCGGCGACGCTCGTGGGGTCGTCGGCGAGCTGCTGGTACATCGTGGCGATGTTCGGGTCGGACAGGGAGCGCTTGCCCACGGTGGTGTCCTGGGCGTCGGTGTTCATCGCGACGTAGCCGGTCGCCTTCGCCCACTCGGCCTGCACGTCCGGCGTCTGGAGCCACTTGGCGAACGTGTACGACGCCTGCTGCTCGGCGGACGAGTGGCCCTTGCCGGAGATCCACAGCGCGTTGCCGCCGATGACCTGCCCGGCGTCGTCGGAGGCCGACGTGGTGGGGAACCGGGCGACGACGGACTTCGAGCCGTCCGGGTCGACCGTCGTGTAGGCGCCGGAGGAGGTCAGCAGCATCCCGACCTTGTCGCTCGAGAACGCCGAGTTCTGCACGGTCGAGTCCGTACCGGGGTTCAGGGCGGCGCCGTCCTGGTAGAGCTTCTGCCGCGTGGTCATGAACTGCACCTGGGTGTCCGAGGTGAGCGAGACGCCGGTGACCGGCTTGCCCTTCCGCCCGTTCTCCGGCGTGCAGAACGCCTGACCGCCCGAGGCGGTGAGCTCCTCGAGCATCCACGAATCGCCCATGTTCATGCTCATGCCGTAGCCACCGGTCGCGGCGTGGATCTTCTCGGCCCAGGTCGCGACCTGCGCCAGCGTCTTCGGCGGTTTCGTGGCGTCGAGGCCGGCCTTCGCGACGAGCGCCTTGTTCAGGTAGAGCACGGGCATCGAGACCGAGAACGGCATCGCCGCGAGTTGCTTGCCGTCGCTGTAGTAGGTCGCGGCGGCCGGCGCGATCGTGTCGGTACCCGACTTCGATCCACTGACCGTCGCGGGGGACACCGTCTGGCCGGAGTCGATCATGAAGCCGGTCGACACGTCGTTCATCATGAGCAGGTCCGGCGTCGAGCCGGACTGCACCGCCGCCGTGTACTTCGTCTGGACGGCCGCGTAGTCCCCCTGGAACGACGACTTGACGGTGATGTGCTGGTCGTTCTCCTTGTTGAAGCGGGCGACGAGCGCGTCGAGCTCGGTCGCGGGCGGCCCGGACATGGCGTGCCAGAAGTCGACGGTGACGGGGCCGGAGCTGTCCGATGCGGAGCTCGACGTGGAGCACCCGGTCAGGGCGAGGACCGCGACGGCCCCGGTGGCGAGTGCGGTGAGGGCGGTGGAACGACGTGCGGGCATGGTGCGTCCTTCGGGTGTGGGGCGGGCGGGGGTCGGGGAGGGGAGCGAACGTGTCGTCACTTGAGCGCGCCGGCGGTGAGGCCACCGGCGAGGAACCGCTGGGCGACGAGCACGAGGACCAGGACGGGGAGGGTCACCATGGCGGCGCCGGCGAGGACCACGCCGATGTCGGCGGCCTCGGCGTCGGACAGCTGGGCGATGCCGACCTGCACGGTGCGGTGCTCCGGCGAGTTGGTGACGAGGAGCGGCCAGAAGAACCCGTTCCAGGCGGCCGTCGCACTCACAAGGGTGACCGAGACGAGCGTCGGGCGGGTGAGCGGCAGGAGCATGGACCGGACGAACCGGAAGTGTCCGGCACCGTCGAGCACCGCGGCTTCGCGCAGCTCGTCCGGGAAGCTCAGGAACGCCTGGCGGAACAGGAAGATCGTCAGCGCCGAAGCCACGAACGGCAGGAAGACGACCAGGAGCGTGTCGATGAGGTGCCACGACGAGACGGTCAGGTAGTTCGCGATCAGCGTTGTCTCGCCGGGGATCATCATGCTGGCGAGCAGGACGAGGAACAGGGCGCGGGTGCCCCGGAGCCGACAGAACACCAGGGCGTAGGCGGTGATGATGCCGATGACGACCTGCAGCACCGTCTGGGCGAGGGTGACGACGACGCTGTTCAGGAACTGCTGCCCGAGCGGGACGACCTGCGTGGCCCGGACGATGTTGTCGAGTGTCAGGTGGATCGGCACGAGACCGGCGAGGCCCTGGTCCAGGTACCGGGTCGGGGTGAGCGCGCCCTCGAACACGTAGTAGAGCGGGAAGCAGACGACGACGACCGCGATGACGAGCCAGGCGTAGACGAAGAGGCTCCGGAGCCGGCGTGCGGTGACGGGGCGCATCAGTAGTTCACCCGCTTCTCGAGCACGCCGAACTGCACCAGCGACAGCCCGAGGACCAGCAGGAACAGGACGACCCCGAGCGCGGCGGCGAGGCCGAAGTTCGCGCTGCCGGACCCGAACGCCTGCTGGTAGATCGCGTAGACGAGGGTCTTCGACGAGTCGGCCGGACCGCCGCCGGTGAGGATCTGGATCTGCCCGAAGGTCGTGAGTGCCTCGACCGTGCCGGTCACGACGACGAAGAAGAGCGTCGGCGTGACGAGCGGCAGGGAGATCGACCAGAGTGTCCGCACGGGCCCGGCACCGTCCAGGTGCGCCGCCTCGATGACGTCCTGGTCGATGGCGCCGAACGCTCCGAGCAGGAGCAGCACGGTGAACCCGAGCGACCCCCAGATCGTCACGACGATGACGCTCGCCAGGGCCCACTGCGTGCTCGTCAGGAACGGGACGGGCGCGCCGCCGAACTGGGTGATCACCGTGTTCAGCAGCCCGTTGCCGGGTGCGAGCATCGCCGCGAACGCCACGGACCCCGCTGACACGGACACGACCATGGGCGCCGTCAGGAGTGCGCGGAAGACCGGCAGGCCGCGGAGCTTCACGGTCAGGGGGATCACCACGAGCAGACCGAACACGATCCGGCCGACGACCACGCCGACGCAGAAGACCGCGGTGGTCAGCATCGTCCGTCCGAACGCGGGGTCGGTGAACGTGCGGACGTAGTTCTGCAGCCCCACCGAGCCCGCCGGCTGACCGAAGATGTCGGTGCCCTGGGTGCTGAGGACCAGGACGCGGCCGAGCGGGTAGAAGACGAAGACCGCGAACGCGAGCAGCGCCGGGGCGAGGAGCACCAGACCGAGTCGGCGGTCCGAGCGCAACGAGGACCGCGTCGTCCGGGTCGTCCTGGTCGGACGCCGCGACTGCGGCGACCGCGGCGACCCTGCGGTACGCGGGGGACCGGCGACCAGGCCGGACCTGACGGGGACCGTCATGGGGCGGACTCCTCCGAGTAGGGAACGTTCCCTAACCGGGAACGACTCCACTGTGCGGCGGGGGTCGAAGACCGGTCAAGGCACGTCGACCACCCGCCGTCACCCGTTCACGCCGCGTTCAACCCCTCCGCCGATCGGGCGCCGACGTGCACCGCCGCACGCCGCGCGTTCACCTCGGGTTCGGTCCGTCGACCGGCGTGGTTCGCCGTCCAGGAGCCTCGACGTCGTAGAACCGAGGACCATGCGAACCGTTCCTGCTCCCCAGACACTCCGGGCGATCGCCGAGGAGGCCGCGCGCACCGTCGCGCCCGACCTGCTCGCCGTGTTTCGCGCCCCGATGACGATCAGCACGAAGCGCGACGCGCACGACGTGGTGACCCTGCACGACCGCGCGGCGGAAGAGGCGATCACGGCGGTGCTCACCGCAGCCGTGCCCGGCTCCGTCGTCCTCGGCGAGGAAACCGGCACCACCGGCAGTACCGGCACCACCGGGGACACCGACGGCACCGGGGACACCGGCAGCACCGATGACCCCGTGGTGCGGTGGATCGTGGACCCGATCGACGGCACCGCGAACTTCGCCCGCGGACTCGCGTACTGGTGCATCTCGATCGCGGCCGAGGTCGACGGCGAGGTCGTTGCCGGGGTGGTTTTCGACCCGGTCGCGGACCACGTGTTCGCGGCGGACGACGACGGCGCCTGGCTCGACGGCGCCCCGATGCACTCGTCGTCGGGGCCGGATGACGCAGCGACGGTCCTGACGAGCTTCCCGGTGCAGCAGGACCTCGACCTGCTCGGCGAGGCCGCGGCGTTCGACCTGCTCCGGGACCTGACGCTCCGGTACCGCCACCACCACAGCCTCGGCAGCGGTGCCCTCAACCTGGTGCACGTCGCCGCCGGGTGGTCGGACGTGACGATGGGCTTCGCCACGCACCCGTGGGACGTCGCCGCCGGAGCGCTGGTGCTCGAGCGCGCCGGCGGGTGGTTCCGGGGCTTCCGTGGGGGCGACGTCGTCGACCGTGCACACCTGGCGGACGACTACGTCGCCGCCGGCGCCGGAGGATCGCACGCCGAGCTGGTGCGCCGGGTGCAGGAGCTGTCGGCCACGACCGCCGCCGACTGAGCCGCCGACCGGGCCGCCAGTCGGCCCGCCGGCCCGACCGCCGGCCGCGGACCGACCCGGCGCGGGCGTCGCGAGCGGTCAGCCGAGCGGGTGCCCGGCGACCGCCCGCGCGGTGGACCCACGCGGCAGCAGGCGTGTCGGGAGCACCTCGTGCCGGTCGCCGCGGCGACCCCGGAGCCGCTCGACCACGAGCTCGACCGCCCGCGCGCCCATCCGGACGCGCGGCTGGTCGACACTCGTCAGGTCGAGCCGTTCGCCGAGACCGGTGCCGTCGAACCCGGTCACCGCCGCCATCCGGGGGAGCGCGAGCCCCGCGCCGTCGGCGATCGCCACGAGCCGCGCCGCGGTCGCGTCGTTCGTCGCGACGAACGCCGTGACCCCGTCACCGAGGTGCCGCGCGATCCGTGCCGGGTCCGCCGCCAGGGCCTCGACGTCGTCGACGCGGTGCTCGCCCGGTGCGCCGAGCTGCCCGGTGACCGCGGCGTGCGCGACGGCACGACGGGTCGTCGACGGGTGGCCGGACTCCGCCACGAAGCACGTGCGTCGGTGCCCGAGGGCGGCGAGGTGGAGCACCAGTGCCCGCACGCCCGACTCCTCGTCGGCACGCACGGTGTCGAGTCCGAGACCGGCGAGCGCCGACCCGCTCGATCCGAGGACCGCGACCGGCAGGTCGCGCGCGACCGCCGCGAGCCGCGCCGGGGCGAGCCGACTGCTCAGGACCGCGACCCCGAGCACACCGTCGGCCGATCCGCGGGAGGTGTGCAGGGCCTCCAGGCCGTCGGCCAACCGGGCAGGGTCACGGAACCCGTCCACGACCCGGAGCGCGAACCCGAGGGTCTGCGCGGTCGCGCGTGCGCTCCGGAGTGCTTCGTCGTGGAACGGGTTCGCGGCTTCGGTGACGACCACCCCGAGGACGAGCGGCGCGCCCTGCGCGCGTCGCCGGGCGAGCGAACCGACCGGGAGGCCCAGCTCGTCCGCCGTCCGCACCGCGAGTTCCCGACGTGGCCGGGACACACCGTCGTCGCCCCGCAGGGCGAGTGACACGAGCGATCGCGAGATGGCACACCGCTCGGCGACGTCGCGGAGGGTCGCGGCCACGGTCAGGCGAGCTTCCAGGTGTGGACGTGCTCCCAGGTCATCGTCTGCCACCAGCGACCGGACCAGTCCGGGCTCGCGGTGCGGTAGAGCACGACGGTGTCGCCGCGGAACCCGGTCGGGACGTCGACGTCGAGCTCGCGGATGAACGCGCCGACCTCGTCGTGCAGGTCCGGTCGGCCGTACAGGTCGTGCGAGGCGAGCGAGAGGTGCGCGCGGTACTGCTCCGGGTCGTAGTCGTTCGCCAGCGGGACCTGCATCGGCTGCCGGAACGGGGCGACCACGGCCTCGATGTCGGCGGCGAGCCGGACGAAGTCGTCGTTGTGCGAGCCGTCCGGTCGGGTCGCGACGTCGTAGACGAACCCGATGCCCTGTTCTCGGATGCCGGCGTTGTGCACGTCGAACCCCGGTCGGCCGTCGAGCAGCGCCGAGACGGCCGCGACGACCTGGTCCTCGTGGCTGCCGAACGGCTGGCTGCCGACGAGCGTGGCGTGCGGCGGGAAGGCGCCGGCCGACAGCAGGCCGTACTGCGCGCGGAGCTGGTCGGTGACGACCGTGACGGCTCGGCAGGTGCGGGCGTCCGGGCGCAGGTAGATGCCGTGGCGGTACGGGTCGCTCGGGTCGCGCGGCAGCTTGGCGGTGACGTTCTGGGGCATGGGTCCGTCCGTGGTCGGGGATGGGGAACGTTCCCGATAATCGGGAACGTTCCCCATGATCGACCGGACGGGTCCGGATCTCACCCGTCGGTCCGTGACGGGACGGTGAACGATGGATGTCGGCGGGGCCGTGTCGGTCGTGCTCGTCGCTCCGCTCCGCTCGGCGCTCAGACCCGGGCGGCGGTCCGGCCCGGTACCAGGGTGCCGTCGACCGCGTTGTGGGTCACGCCCGTCGACCGGCCGTCGATCTGGTCGACCACGTCGTCGACGGACAGGCGGCCGATCAGGCCGAGTGGCTGTCGCCACGAGGTGATGCCGAGCAGCTCGGTGGCGAGTGGGGCGACCCCGTCGTAGCCCGTGACCGACAGGTCGTCCGGCGCACGGAGGCCGCGACGGCGCATCGACTCGAGCACACCGACGGCCCAGCGGTCGCTCGGTGCCATGATCGCGGTGACGCCGCCGGCCCGCAGGACCTGCTCGACGAACGAGTCGAGGTCCTCGGGGTCCGCTCCGTGGTCCTCGGAGCGGATCCGGAGCACCTCGGCGCCGCGCGCACGGAGTCGGCGCACCATCGCGTCGGTGCGTGCCGACTGCGTCAGCGACCCGGCCGGTGTGACCGTCAGCACGGCGACGCGGCGGTGTCCGAGATCGGCGACGTGGTCGGCGAGCCCGCGTCCGCCGCGGCGCTCGTCGCAGTACGCGCTGCTCACCGCATCGTTCGTCTCGGGGCGCCCGGAGACCACGGTCGGGATGCGCCGGGCGAACGGCAGGACGTCGGCGATCGGCAGGGCGCCGCTGCAGACGATGAGCCCCTCGACGCGCAGGGAGACCAGGGTCTCGAGCGCTCGGCGTTCCTCGCTGACCGGGAACGACCCCGCACCGGTGGCGGTGACGACGCGGTACCCGCGCGCCGCGGCCTGCAGCTGGAACGCGGTCAGCAGGTGCCCGTAGAAGGGGGTGGAGGCATCGCGGACGAACACCCCGAGCGTGTGCGTGCGGTGTGCCGACATGCCGCGGGCGTTCGCGTTCGCCACGTAGCCGAGGTCGATGGCGGCGCGCTTGACCCGCTCGGTCGTCGACGGAGCCACGCCGTACGCACCGGCGAGGGCTCGGGAGACGACCGACTTCGACACACCGGCCAGGGCGGCGACGTCGTGGATGGTCGGGACGGCGGGGTGTCCGGTCACCGCGGGCGCCGTTGTCTGGAGGACTGCACGAGTGTCACGGTAGCCGGAGGGACGCTCGGACCGGGCGACGGTGGCGGTGAACAGTTGGTCACGCCGACCGCCGGCGCGGCGCGCGGGCGGTCGGCGGCGGTGCCGAACTAGCGCTTCGTCGCCGGGTGCCGCACCGTCAGGCGGTATCCCTTGGTCGTGGTGCCGTCCTGGGCCGTCACGGTGATGTGCGCGGTCCGCCCGGAGACGTGCACGCTCGTGACCGCGTTCGGGTTCGTGGTGTGCACGTGGACGTCCGCAGCGCGCAGCGTCCGGACCGGGGCCGTGACCGTCGCGCCGTGCGACGAGGCAGCGGCGGGCAGGTGGACGCGCACGCCCGCGACCGTGATGGAGGACGCGGTGGGGTCGTTCGACACGAGGAAGCGCTCGCGCAGGGCGGCGGCCTCGTGCTTCGTCACGCCGATCGTGTCGCTCAGGTACGAGTCCATGCCGCCGTACTCGGTCGCGATGTCCTGCTCGAAGGTGCCCTGCAGCAGCTGCGGTGCGGCCCAGGTCACCCCGAGCTGCGTGTTCGAGAGCAGGTAGTCGTGCAGGATGTCCGCGCTGTCGACGCCGAGCACCCGGTCGAGCAGGTCCACGACGGTGCCGGTGCGGTCCATGCCGTGGGAGCAGTGGATCAGGACCGTGCCGCTGGTGTGCGTGGCGAGGATCCGGAGCACCCGGCGGTACGCGGTGATCATCGACCCGGGTGTCGCCTGGTCGACCCGGCCCTTGTCGACCAGGTCGTGGTACATCGCGGTGTCATCGCTGTAGTCGCCGTCCGCGCCGAACATCGAGATGTCGACGTGTCGTGCACCCGGGATCGCGACGTCCGGCTTCGCGGCGATCTGGGACGGCGTGCGCAGGTCGACGACGAGGTCGACGTGGTACTCGTCGGCCAGGGTCGTGGCCCCGGCCGCGGTGATCTTGTCGAGTGACTCGGAGCGGATCAGCCGCGGGGCGTTCACGGTCTGACCGGACCGGCCGTGGACTGCGGCGAGCTCACGGCCGTTGACCAGCCCGGGGACGTCGGTGATCGGGTGGTCGGCGGCGGTGAACGCCGGCTGCAGGGTGTCGTCGGCGTGGGCGGCGGTGACGGAGAACGCGGCGGAGGCGACGACGGCCAGGCCGGCGAGGGCGGTCGCGGCGACGCGGGTGGTGCGCGGGGAGTGGAGGCGTGGGGAGCGGGTGAGTGGGGAGTGGCGGCGCGGGGACACGGGGCAACCTCGATCTGATCAGGACCCTGGGGTCGTGGGGAGCCGGACGTGGTGACGTCCGGCTCCCCGCAGGATCGCGGCGAGGGTCGTCGGCGGTGTGGCGGCGAGGTGGCCGGGGTGTGTCCGGGTCATGAGGCAGCGCTCAGTCGCCCACCCGGCGGCCCGCGCCTCAGGACGCCGGGGCCAGCCGGTACCGGAACAGCTCGGTCAGCACCTGCTGGACGGGCGTGTAGAGCAGCACCGTCGAGCCTGTCGTGCTCGTCGTCGTGCTGCCCGAGATGATCCCGTACAGCCGGTTCGTGGTGCTGATCACCGGTCCGCCGGCGTCGCCCGGCTCGATGCCGGCGCCGACACCGGCCTCGGCGCGCGCGGCGGCGAGGTGCTGCGCGCCGGGACGGCTTGCTGCCGGCACACGTGTGGAGGTCCAGGAACACAGCAGCCCGCTCGACGCCCCGCTGGTGCAGAAGGGAGCGGCATCCGGTTGGCCGATGCCGGTCACGGCGGGACGTGCCAGGACCCCGCCGACCCGGTTGAACACGCGACCCGATGCCCGAGGCGTCCAGGTCGCGACGGACGGGTCGCACGACCCGGTCGCCGCCCGGGCCCGGGTGCACGCCAGGGGCGGGACGACCGCGAGTTCGAGGTCCGACTCCGCGGACTGCCAGACCACGCTGCCGACGGTCGCACCGTCGAGCTGCACGGGTGCCTGCAGCGGCGCGCAGTGCCTCGCGAGCACGACCCACCGGGTCGCCCGCTGGTACTGCGTGAACTGGCTGCGGAACCCCTTCGCGGCCAGCACGGCACCGACCGTGCAGGTGCCGCCGGGGACCCCGACCTCGGTGCCGGCGATGATCGGCGCTGCGACCCGGTCGGGGTCGCTCGTGGTGGCCGAGGCGGAAGGAGCCCAGGTGAGGGTGGCCCCGACGACGGCCGCCAGGGACACGGCGACGGCCAG
Encoded here:
- a CDS encoding inositol monophosphatase family protein, translated to MRTVPAPQTLRAIAEEAARTVAPDLLAVFRAPMTISTKRDAHDVVTLHDRAAEEAITAVLTAAVPGSVVLGEETGTTGSTGTTGDTDGTGDTGSTDDPVVRWIVDPIDGTANFARGLAYWCISIAAEVDGEVVAGVVFDPVADHVFAADDDGAWLDGAPMHSSSGPDDAATVLTSFPVQQDLDLLGEAAAFDLLRDLTLRYRHHHSLGSGALNLVHVAAGWSDVTMGFATHPWDVAAGALVLERAGGWFRGFRGGDVVDRAHLADDYVAAGAGGSHAELVRRVQELSATTAAD
- a CDS encoding LacI family DNA-binding transcriptional regulator — protein: MAATLRDVAERCAISRSLVSLALRGDDGVSRPRRELAVRTADELGLPVGSLARRRAQGAPLVLGVVVTEAANPFHDEALRSARATAQTLGFALRVVDGFRDPARLADGLEALHTSRGSADGVLGVAVLSSRLAPARLAAVARDLPVAVLGSSGSALAGLGLDTVRADEESGVRALVLHLAALGHRRTCFVAESGHPSTTRRAVAHAAVTGQLGAPGEHRVDDVEALAADPARIARHLGDGVTAFVATNDATAARLVAIADGAGLALPRMAAVTGFDGTGLGERLDLTSVDQPRVRMGARAVELVVERLRGRRGDRHEVLPTRLLPRGSTARAVAGHPLG
- a CDS encoding 2'-5' RNA ligase family protein, with amino-acid sequence MPQNVTAKLPRDPSDPYRHGIYLRPDARTCRAVTVVTDQLRAQYGLLSAGAFPPHATLVGSQPFGSHEDQVVAAVSALLDGRPGFDVHNAGIREQGIGFVYDVATRPDGSHNDDFVRLAADIEAVVAPFRQPMQVPLANDYDPEQYRAHLSLASHDLYGRPDLHDEVGAFIRELDVDVPTGFRGDTVVLYRTASPDWSGRWWQTMTWEHVHTWKLA
- a CDS encoding LacI family DNA-binding transcriptional regulator; translation: MTGHPAVPTIHDVAALAGVSKSVVSRALAGAYGVAPSTTERVKRAAIDLGYVANANARGMSAHRTHTLGVFVRDASTPFYGHLLTAFQLQAAARGYRVVTATGAGSFPVSEERRALETLVSLRVEGLIVCSGALPIADVLPFARRIPTVVSGRPETNDAVSSAYCDERRGGRGLADHVADLGHRRVAVLTVTPAGSLTQSARTDAMVRRLRARGAEVLRIRSEDHGADPEDLDSFVEQVLRAGGVTAIMAPSDRWAVGVLESMRRRGLRAPDDLSVTGYDGVAPLATELLGITSWRQPLGLIGRLSVDDVVDQIDGRSTGVTHNAVDGTLVPGRTAARV
- a CDS encoding tyrosine-protein phosphatase — translated: MSPRRHSPLTRSPRLHSPRTTRVAATALAGLAVVASAAFSVTAAHADDTLQPAFTAADHPITDVPGLVNGRELAAVHGRSGQTVNAPRLIRSESLDKITAAGATTLADEYHVDLVVDLRTPSQIAAKPDVAIPGARHVDISMFGADGDYSDDTAMYHDLVDKGRVDQATPGSMITAYRRVLRILATHTSGTVLIHCSHGMDRTGTVVDLLDRVLGVDSADILHDYLLSNTQLGVTWAAPQLLQGTFEQDIATEYGGMDSYLSDTIGVTKHEAAALRERFLVSNDPTASSITVAGVRVHLPAAASSHGATVTAPVRTLRAADVHVHTTNPNAVTSVHVSGRTAHITVTAQDGTTTKGYRLTVRHPATKR
- a CDS encoding trypsin-like serine protease, with translation MTSHAHPALVRALAVAVSLAAVVGATLTWAPSASATTSDPDRVAAPIIAGTEVGVPGGTCTVGAVLAAKGFRSQFTQYQRATRWVVLARHCAPLQAPVQLDGATVGSVVWQSAESDLELAVVPPLACTRARAATGSCDPSVATWTPRASGRVFNRVGGVLARPAVTGIGQPDAAPFCTSGASSGLLCSWTSTRVPAASRPGAQHLAAARAEAGVGAGIEPGDAGGPVISTTNRLYGIISGSTTTSTTGSTVLLYTPVQQVLTELFRYRLAPAS